The Brachybacterium huguangmaarense genome contains a region encoding:
- a CDS encoding undecaprenyl-diphosphate phosphatase, producing MNWLHAIILGIVEGVTEFLPVSSTGHLNIVEKLLGYDIDSRGMTAFTAVIQVGAIIAAIVYFLGDIVRIVRAWFRGLASSEGRRDPDYTLGWGIILGSIPVAVIGLAFRGWIEGPLRSMWVIAIALIVWSAAMWAADRIAAHQVDPKQMGDVSVRDALVIGGFQALAPLFPGVSRSGATISAGLMLGYDRVTATRLSFFMGIPALVAAGGLEAVTSASDISATVGWGPTVIATVVSFVVAYASIAWLLRFVSKNSFTSFIVYRVILGLVIIGLVTGGVVGA from the coding sequence GTGAACTGGTTGCACGCCATCATCCTCGGCATCGTCGAGGGGGTCACCGAGTTCCTGCCCGTCTCGAGCACGGGCCACCTGAACATCGTCGAGAAGCTGCTGGGCTACGACATCGACTCGCGCGGCATGACGGCGTTCACCGCGGTGATCCAGGTGGGCGCGATCATCGCCGCGATCGTGTACTTCCTCGGCGACATCGTGCGGATCGTGCGCGCGTGGTTCCGCGGACTCGCGAGCAGCGAGGGGCGCCGCGATCCGGACTACACGCTCGGGTGGGGCATCATCCTCGGTTCGATTCCGGTGGCCGTCATCGGCCTCGCGTTCCGCGGCTGGATCGAGGGGCCGCTGCGCTCGATGTGGGTCATCGCGATCGCCCTCATCGTGTGGTCGGCGGCCATGTGGGCCGCCGACCGGATCGCCGCGCACCAGGTGGACCCCAAGCAGATGGGCGACGTGAGCGTGCGCGACGCCCTGGTCATCGGCGGGTTCCAGGCGCTCGCGCCGCTGTTCCCGGGCGTCTCCCGCTCCGGCGCCACGATCTCCGCGGGCCTCATGCTCGGCTACGACCGCGTGACCGCGACCCGCCTCAGCTTCTTCATGGGCATCCCCGCGCTTGTCGCGGCAGGCGGGCTCGAGGCCGTCACGAGCGCGAGCGACATCTCCGCGACCGTCGGCTGGGGGCCGACCGTGATCGCGACCGTCGTGTCGTTCGTCGTCGCCTACGCGTCGATCGCGTGGCTGCTGCGCTTCGTCTCGAAGAACTCCTTCACCTCGTTCATCGTCTACCGCGTGATCCTAGGGCTCGTGATCATCGGGCTCGTCACCGGGGGTGTCGTCGGGGCCTGA
- a CDS encoding family 4 glycosyl hydrolase, producing MKLTILGGGGFRVPLVYEAVATGATGLRVDEVVLYDVDEDRLRTIARVVDELGEELVADGRVGSATGGTDGPGASGGPRLADGAAARALPRLTVTTDLREAVTGADFVFSAVRVGGAEGRTVDERVALGLGLLGQETVGPGGLAYALRTIPVATAIAETIAEVAPDAWTINFTNPAGIVTEAMRRVLGDRVVGICDTPIGLVRRVGRLLGLDPTGDDRVGIDYIGLNHLGWLRALTVDGEDRLPSVLADDAALDAIEEARLVGFDWVRAMGALPNEYLFYYLYTDEARARIAASDTTRGEFLARQQGSFYAGGPAEADPLSRWRSTLHEREATYMAETRDEERREEDIAGGGYQEVALRLMTAIATGRPERMILDVGNAPAGSSGAPAERVIPELPADLVLEVPCVVDGAGVHPERVGPLTLDQLGMMSSLRASERAILEAALTGSRERAWVGFATHPLVRSVEAGRALLEGYEAGHPDIAALLGGS from the coding sequence ATGAAGCTCACGATCCTCGGGGGCGGGGGATTCCGCGTCCCCCTCGTGTACGAGGCGGTCGCGACCGGGGCCACCGGTCTGCGCGTCGACGAGGTCGTGCTGTACGACGTCGACGAGGACCGCCTGCGCACGATCGCCCGGGTGGTCGACGAGCTCGGCGAGGAGCTCGTCGCCGACGGGCGGGTCGGCTCCGCGACCGGAGGGACGGACGGCCCCGGCGCGAGCGGCGGCCCGCGCCTGGCCGACGGCGCCGCCGCGCGGGCCCTGCCGCGCCTGACCGTCACGACCGACCTGCGCGAGGCCGTGACCGGCGCGGACTTCGTGTTCAGCGCCGTGCGCGTGGGCGGCGCCGAGGGACGCACGGTCGACGAGCGGGTCGCGCTGGGCCTGGGTCTCCTGGGCCAGGAGACCGTCGGCCCCGGCGGCCTCGCCTACGCCCTGCGCACGATCCCGGTGGCCACGGCGATCGCCGAGACGATCGCCGAGGTCGCCCCCGACGCCTGGACCATCAACTTCACCAACCCGGCCGGCATCGTCACCGAGGCCATGCGCCGCGTGCTCGGCGATCGCGTGGTCGGCATCTGCGATACCCCCATCGGCCTCGTGCGCCGCGTGGGGCGCCTGCTCGGGCTCGACCCGACCGGCGACGACCGGGTGGGCATCGACTACATCGGGCTGAACCACCTGGGCTGGCTGCGCGCGCTCACGGTCGACGGCGAGGACCGTCTGCCCTCCGTCCTGGCCGACGACGCCGCGCTCGACGCGATCGAGGAGGCGCGCCTCGTCGGCTTCGACTGGGTGCGGGCGATGGGCGCCCTGCCCAACGAGTACCTCTTCTACTACCTCTACACCGACGAGGCCCGCGCACGGATCGCGGCCTCCGACACCACCCGCGGCGAGTTCCTCGCCCGCCAGCAGGGCAGCTTCTACGCGGGCGGCCCCGCCGAGGCCGACCCGCTGTCGCGCTGGCGCTCGACGCTGCACGAGCGGGAGGCGACCTACATGGCCGAGACGCGCGACGAGGAACGGCGGGAGGAGGACATCGCCGGCGGCGGCTACCAGGAGGTGGCACTGCGGCTCATGACGGCGATCGCCACCGGCCGGCCCGAGCGCATGATCCTCGACGTGGGCAACGCCCCCGCGGGCTCGAGCGGTGCGCCCGCCGAGCGCGTGATCCCCGAGCTGCCGGCCGACCTGGTGCTCGAGGTGCCGTGCGTCGTCGACGGCGCCGGCGTGCACCCCGAGCGGGTCGGACCGCTCACGCTCGACCAGCTCGGCATGATGTCGTCCCTGCGGGCGTCGGAGCGGGCGATCCTCGAGGCCGCGCTCACGGGGTCGCGCGAGCGCGCCTGGGTGGGCTTCGCGACCCACCCGCTCGTGCGCTCGGTCGAGGCGGGGCGCGCGCTGCTCGAGGGCTACGAGGCGGGGCACCCCGACATCGCGGCGCTGCTGGGCGGGAGCTGA
- a CDS encoding extracellular solute-binding protein: protein MHRRTFLSSTAAAGGLALLAACAPGSDDASSTSAPAPKADEVDKDITALGDITLTVWDQEVRGSQDAAITALIATFEQTYPNITVDRVKQSFDDLQKQTSLALSGNDVPDVLQVNNARADMGEFVKAGQLTDLSGYADAYGWADRFPESVLAKVRYSDDAVTFGDGSLWGVPQTGEVCGIYYSASRLQAAGGTVPTTWDELIALLGTLQSAGQQPVVLGNLDKWPALHVFGPLQAHYVGADEITELAMGNAGASWTDDANVQALTTLADWASNGYLGDSPNGLDYDTAWADYSKGTGVLLIGGSWLGTDLAAVMGDDVHFMAPPPGADGKVATTGGTGIPFSIPASAKNPAAAAAYIDFITSQDAMKLIADNGGMPVLDTASYAPASGVNKEIFEAFTAVSTDGVLLPYLDYATPTFADTAGDTLQELLGGQTSPADAAAALQADYAKFTKQG, encoded by the coding sequence ATGCACCGCCGCACCTTCCTCTCCTCGACCGCCGCCGCCGGCGGACTCGCCCTGCTCGCCGCCTGCGCGCCCGGCTCGGACGACGCGTCGAGCACGTCCGCTCCCGCCCCGAAGGCGGACGAGGTCGACAAGGACATCACGGCGCTGGGCGACATCACCCTCACGGTGTGGGACCAGGAGGTCCGCGGCTCCCAGGACGCCGCCATCACGGCCCTCATCGCGACCTTCGAGCAGACCTACCCCAACATCACCGTCGACCGGGTCAAGCAGTCCTTCGACGACCTGCAGAAGCAGACCTCGCTGGCGCTCTCGGGCAACGACGTGCCCGACGTGCTGCAGGTCAACAACGCCCGTGCCGACATGGGCGAGTTCGTCAAGGCCGGCCAGCTCACCGACCTCTCGGGATACGCGGACGCCTACGGCTGGGCCGACCGCTTCCCCGAGTCCGTGCTCGCGAAGGTCCGCTACTCCGACGACGCCGTGACCTTCGGCGACGGCTCCCTGTGGGGCGTGCCGCAGACCGGCGAGGTGTGCGGCATCTACTACAGCGCCTCCCGGCTGCAGGCAGCCGGCGGCACGGTCCCCACCACGTGGGACGAGCTGATCGCCCTGCTCGGCACGCTCCAGAGCGCCGGGCAGCAGCCCGTCGTGCTCGGCAACCTCGACAAGTGGCCCGCGCTGCACGTGTTCGGGCCGCTGCAGGCGCACTACGTCGGAGCCGACGAGATCACCGAGCTCGCGATGGGCAACGCGGGCGCGAGCTGGACCGACGACGCGAACGTGCAGGCCCTGACGACGCTCGCGGACTGGGCGAGCAACGGCTACCTGGGCGACTCCCCCAACGGCCTGGACTACGACACCGCGTGGGCCGACTACTCCAAGGGCACGGGCGTGCTGCTCATCGGCGGCTCGTGGCTGGGCACCGACCTGGCCGCCGTGATGGGCGACGACGTGCACTTCATGGCGCCCCCGCCCGGCGCCGACGGCAAGGTCGCGACCACGGGAGGCACCGGCATCCCCTTCTCGATCCCCGCCTCGGCGAAGAACCCGGCCGCCGCGGCCGCCTACATCGACTTCATCACGAGCCAGGACGCGATGAAGCTGATCGCCGACAACGGTGGCATGCCGGTCCTCGACACCGCGTCCTACGCCCCCGCCTCCGGTGTCAACAAGGAGATCTTCGAGGCGTTCACCGCCGTCTCGACCGACGGCGTCCTGCTGCCCTATCTCGACTACGCGACGCCCACGTTCGCCGACACCGCGGGCGACACGCTCCAGGAGCTCCTCGGCGGCCAGACGTCGCCGGCCGACGCCGCCGCGGCCCTCCAGGCCGACTACGCGAAGTTCACGAAGCAGGGCTGA
- a CDS encoding carbohydrate ABC transporter permease, producing MPSSTPPRRRGHAPSAVVRSRLTPYLFLLPGFVVYAAFALYPLVRAGQFSLYDWSGIGPSTFVGLGNYVDLAHDGRFLAAIGHALILIAFYALLPLVIGLVLAAILRRGQVRGMGFFRTVIFLPQVIALAVIAVAWKQIYAPAGPLNQGLRALGLDGWARGWLGEPGSALPAVGFIGTWLEMGLVMLLLLAGMSRIPDDLYEAARLDGAGAVREFFAITLPAVRGEIVTALVLTIIAALKTFDLIYLTTSGGPGTATTVPSYEVYHRAFELKDVGSASAVAIVLTVLVFAINLLVTRIGDRDDTAAGGLR from the coding sequence GTGCCGTCCTCCACCCCGCCCCGGCGCCGCGGACACGCCCCCTCGGCCGTCGTCCGCAGCCGCCTCACGCCCTACCTGTTCCTCCTGCCCGGCTTCGTCGTCTATGCCGCGTTCGCGCTGTACCCGCTCGTGAGGGCGGGACAGTTCTCGCTGTACGACTGGTCCGGGATCGGCCCGTCGACGTTCGTGGGCCTGGGCAACTACGTCGACCTCGCGCACGACGGCCGCTTCCTCGCGGCGATCGGGCACGCCCTGATCCTGATCGCGTTCTATGCGCTCCTGCCGCTCGTCATCGGCCTCGTGCTCGCCGCGATCCTGCGGCGCGGCCAGGTCCGCGGCATGGGCTTCTTCCGCACCGTGATCTTCCTGCCGCAGGTCATCGCGCTCGCCGTGATAGCCGTCGCGTGGAAGCAGATCTATGCGCCCGCCGGACCGCTCAACCAGGGCCTGCGCGCCCTCGGCCTCGACGGCTGGGCTCGCGGGTGGCTGGGCGAGCCCGGCAGCGCGCTGCCCGCGGTCGGCTTCATCGGCACCTGGCTCGAGATGGGCCTCGTGATGCTCCTGCTGCTGGCGGGCATGAGCCGCATCCCCGACGACCTGTACGAGGCGGCCCGCCTGGACGGCGCCGGCGCGGTGCGCGAGTTCTTCGCGATCACGCTGCCGGCCGTGCGCGGGGAGATCGTCACCGCGCTCGTGCTGACGATCATCGCAGCGCTCAAGACCTTCGACCTGATCTATCTGACCACGTCGGGCGGGCCGGGGACCGCGACCACCGTGCCCAGCTACGAGGTCTACCACCGGGCCTTCGAGCTCAAGGACGTGGGGTCGGCGAGCGCCGTCGCGATCGTCCTGACCGTGCTCGTGTTCGCGATCAACCTGCTGGTCACCCGCATCGGCGACCGCGACGACACGGCGGCGGGAGGTCTGCGATGA
- a CDS encoding carbohydrate ABC transporter permease — translation MRVSAAERTMNYIVLIVFAVFALGPILSIVAMALGPRIGAPSGLHLGNLAQAWSIGGFGTSLVNSVVVAAIVVVCSIVLSLGTGYAFGTMRFPGSSVLFALFLLGLMIPAEAVVIPLFFDLRAVGLTDTYAAIALPQIAQSVAFGTFWLRSQFRSMPRDLIEAAALDGASPLQTLTRILVPASRPAIVTLVVLVFMWTWNEFLIALVMTPSGHPRTAPLGLANFQGQYTADRALLASGAIIVALPMVVLYLFLQRHFIRGMLEGASKG, via the coding sequence ATGAGGGTCTCCGCCGCCGAGCGCACGATGAACTACATCGTGCTGATCGTGTTCGCCGTCTTCGCGCTCGGACCGATCCTGTCGATCGTGGCGATGGCGCTCGGGCCCCGGATCGGCGCCCCGAGCGGCCTCCACCTCGGCAACCTGGCCCAGGCCTGGAGCATCGGCGGCTTCGGCACCTCGCTCGTGAACTCCGTCGTCGTGGCGGCGATCGTGGTGGTCTGCTCGATCGTGCTGTCGCTCGGCACCGGGTACGCCTTCGGCACGATGCGCTTCCCGGGCTCGTCGGTGCTGTTCGCCCTGTTCCTGCTGGGGCTCATGATCCCCGCCGAGGCCGTCGTGATCCCGCTGTTCTTCGATCTGCGGGCCGTGGGACTGACCGACACGTACGCCGCGATCGCCCTGCCGCAGATCGCGCAGTCCGTCGCCTTCGGCACCTTCTGGCTGCGCTCGCAGTTCCGCTCAATGCCGCGGGACCTGATCGAGGCCGCCGCCCTCGACGGGGCGAGCCCGCTGCAGACGCTCACGCGGATCCTGGTGCCGGCCTCGCGCCCCGCGATCGTCACCCTCGTCGTGCTCGTCTTCATGTGGACGTGGAACGAGTTCCTGATCGCCCTCGTGATGACGCCGAGCGGGCACCCGCGGACCGCTCCGCTGGGGCTCGCGAACTTCCAGGGCCAGTACACGGCCGACCGGGCGCTGCTCGCGTCGGGGGCGATCATCGTCGCCCTGCCTATGGTGGTGCTGTATCTGTTCTTGCAGCGGCACTTCATCCGCGGCATGCTCGAGGGGGCCTCGAAGGGATGA
- a CDS encoding carbohydrate kinase family protein — protein MTSTDRSDATDGTGPVTPGDARTAAAADAAEATASWDPLASRRTPEDPPLDVLLSGTVFFDLVFTGLPRMPGPGEELWSEGLGSCPGGIANLATATARLGLRTGLVAGFGDDAYADWMWDTLSYDEGIDLSASRRFGHFHSSLTVSIATSGDRAMVTHGHDLPEPLSVLIDAAPRARAAVVDLGGETSWWSRLAAQGTLIIADIGYDETERWDPADLAPLAHCHAFTPNAVEAMRYTRTETPDRAVRALAERVPLAVVTDGVAGSYAIDSITGEEAYCPAVPVEALDPTGAGDVFGAAITLGALADWPLVERLKFASLCSALAVQQFGGSLAAPGWGDISDWWRCISQAADGGDLRAAYTRDQYRFLDQIVPPHPVMGRRRAQGTFALRSDAGDH, from the coding sequence ATGACCAGCACCGATCGCAGCGACGCGACCGACGGGACGGGACCGGTGACGCCGGGGGACGCCCGGACCGCCGCGGCCGCCGACGCCGCCGAGGCGACCGCCTCGTGGGATCCGCTCGCCTCGCGGCGCACGCCCGAGGACCCGCCGCTCGACGTGCTGCTCTCGGGCACCGTGTTCTTCGACCTCGTGTTCACGGGGCTGCCGCGCATGCCCGGGCCGGGCGAGGAGCTGTGGTCCGAGGGGCTCGGCTCGTGCCCGGGCGGCATCGCGAACCTGGCCACCGCGACCGCCCGCCTGGGACTGCGCACGGGCCTCGTCGCCGGGTTCGGGGACGACGCCTATGCCGACTGGATGTGGGACACGCTGTCCTACGACGAGGGCATCGACCTGTCGGCCTCGCGGCGCTTCGGCCACTTCCACTCGTCCCTGACCGTGTCCATCGCGACGTCGGGCGACCGCGCGATGGTCACCCACGGCCACGACCTCCCCGAGCCGCTGTCGGTGCTGATCGACGCGGCGCCGCGCGCGCGAGCCGCCGTCGTGGACCTCGGGGGCGAGACCTCGTGGTGGTCGCGGCTGGCCGCCCAGGGCACCCTGATCATCGCCGACATCGGGTACGACGAGACCGAGCGCTGGGACCCGGCCGACCTCGCGCCGCTCGCCCACTGCCACGCCTTCACGCCCAACGCCGTGGAGGCCATGCGGTACACCCGCACCGAGACCCCCGACCGGGCCGTGCGCGCGCTCGCCGAGCGGGTCCCCCTCGCGGTCGTGACCGACGGCGTGGCGGGTTCGTACGCGATCGACTCGATCACGGGCGAGGAGGCGTACTGCCCGGCCGTGCCCGTCGAGGCCCTCGATCCCACGGGCGCCGGCGACGTGTTCGGCGCGGCCATCACGCTCGGCGCCCTCGCCGATTGGCCCCTCGTGGAGCGGCTCAAGTTCGCCTCGCTGTGCTCGGCGCTCGCGGTCCAGCAGTTCGGCGGCTCGCTCGCCGCTCCCGGCTGGGGCGACATCTCGGACTGGTGGCGCTGCATCTCGCAGGCGGCCGACGGCGGGGACCTCCGCGCCGCCTACACGCGCGACCAGTACCGATTCCTCGACCAGATCGTGCCGCCGCATCCGGTGATGGGCCGCCGCCGCGCCCAGGGCACCTTCGCGCTGCGCTCGGACGCCGGGGACCACTGA
- the dhaK gene encoding dihydroxyacetone kinase subunit DhaK: MKKLINSPDTVVADALEGMALAHPNTLHVDLENKVVLRATPKDEGKVAIISGGGSGHEPLHGGYVGYGMLDAACAGEVFTSPVPDQMQAATAAVDRGAGVLYIVKNYTGDVMNFDMAAELADAESGTQVRQVITNDDVAVEDSTFTAGRRGVAGTVLVEKIAGAAAEAGRSLEEVAEIAERVNANARSMGMALTGVTVPANGKPSFELADDEVEIGIGIHGEPGRRREKAASAAETARTLLDPILAELPGEGSVLLFVNGMGATPLIELYIMAREASKVLDERGVRVTRHLVGNYITSLDMAGCSITLLRLDDELTELWDAPVHTPALSWAADDTKE; the protein is encoded by the coding sequence ATGAAGAAGCTCATCAACTCCCCCGACACCGTCGTCGCGGACGCTCTCGAGGGCATGGCGCTGGCCCATCCGAACACCCTGCACGTCGACCTCGAGAACAAGGTGGTCCTGCGGGCCACGCCGAAGGACGAGGGCAAGGTCGCGATCATCTCGGGCGGTGGCAGCGGCCACGAGCCCCTCCACGGCGGGTACGTCGGCTACGGCATGCTCGACGCCGCGTGCGCGGGCGAGGTCTTCACCTCCCCCGTGCCCGACCAGATGCAGGCCGCGACCGCCGCCGTCGACCGCGGCGCCGGCGTCCTCTACATCGTCAAGAACTACACGGGCGACGTCATGAACTTCGACATGGCCGCCGAGCTCGCCGACGCCGAGAGCGGCACGCAGGTGCGCCAGGTCATCACGAACGACGACGTCGCCGTCGAGGACTCGACGTTCACCGCGGGCCGCCGCGGCGTGGCCGGCACCGTGCTCGTCGAGAAGATCGCGGGCGCCGCCGCCGAGGCGGGCCGCTCCCTCGAGGAGGTCGCCGAGATCGCCGAGCGCGTCAACGCGAACGCGCGCTCGATGGGCATGGCGCTCACCGGGGTGACGGTCCCGGCTAACGGCAAGCCCAGCTTCGAGCTGGCCGACGACGAGGTCGAGATCGGGATCGGCATCCACGGGGAGCCCGGGCGGCGCCGCGAGAAGGCGGCCTCGGCGGCCGAGACCGCTCGCACCCTGCTCGACCCGATCCTCGCCGAGCTCCCCGGCGAGGGCTCCGTGCTGCTGTTCGTCAACGGCATGGGCGCGACCCCGCTCATCGAGCTGTACATCATGGCGCGCGAGGCCTCGAAGGTGCTCGACGAGCGCGGGGTGAGGGTCACGCGCCACCTCGTCGGCAACTACATCACGAGCCTCGACATGGCGGGCTGCTCGATCACCCTGCTGCGCCTGGACGACGAGCTGACGGAGCTGTGGGACGCGCCCGTCCACACCCCCGCCCTCAGCTGGGCCGCCGACGACACCAAGGAGTGA
- the dhaL gene encoding dihydroxyacetone kinase subunit DhaL yields the protein MTSTDTSDSTADDRGGTVSIADLVAWLERASELLTEHVTELNDLDSAIGDGDHGTNMKRGFAAVSEALGSGEFGTVDELMKKVGSTLVSRVGGASGPLYGTFFLRLGTSQKGATELDAYSLQSAMQAGVEGIEQRGKSMIGQKTMLDAWVPALDAFQRAADSLPLAVQAGAGAAAQGRDDTAPLEAKKGRASYLGERSIGHIDPGAASTALLWQAAVETIGTGGSGGTDSSRAEGYDLAADEEATS from the coding sequence ATGACCAGCACCGACACGTCCGACAGCACCGCTGACGACCGCGGCGGCACCGTCTCGATCGCCGATCTCGTGGCCTGGCTCGAGCGCGCGTCCGAGCTCCTGACCGAGCACGTCACGGAGCTCAACGACCTCGACTCGGCGATCGGCGACGGCGACCACGGCACCAACATGAAGCGCGGCTTCGCGGCCGTCTCGGAGGCCCTCGGCTCGGGCGAGTTCGGGACCGTCGACGAGCTCATGAAGAAGGTGGGCTCGACGCTCGTCTCCCGCGTGGGCGGCGCCTCCGGTCCGCTCTACGGCACGTTCTTCCTGCGTCTGGGCACCTCCCAGAAGGGGGCCACCGAGCTCGACGCCTACTCCCTGCAGTCGGCGATGCAGGCCGGGGTCGAGGGCATCGAGCAGCGCGGCAAGTCGATGATCGGGCAGAAGACGATGCTCGACGCCTGGGTCCCGGCCCTCGACGCCTTCCAGCGCGCCGCGGACTCGCTGCCACTGGCCGTGCAGGCCGGGGCCGGCGCGGCCGCCCAGGGCCGCGACGACACGGCGCCGCTCGAGGCCAAGAAGGGGCGCGCGTCCTACCTCGGCGAGCGCTCGATCGGCCACATCGACCCCGGCGCCGCGTCGACGGCGCTCCTGTGGCAGGCCGCGGTCGAGACGATCGGGACCGGCGGCTCCGGCGGCACCGACTCCTCGCGCGCCGAGGGCTACGATCTCGCGGCCGACGAGGAGGCGACGTCGTGA
- the dhaM gene encoding dihydroxyacetone kinase phosphoryl donor subunit DhaM: MTGIVVVSHSRPLAEAAVALATEMVHGDASGIAIAAGLSETELGTDANAIAEAIGHVMDDQGVVVLMDLGSAIMSSELALELLDDADAERVRLSWAPLVEGLVGAVVTAAGGADRETVAHEAEVASEAKRQQVEG, translated from the coding sequence GTGACCGGCATCGTCGTGGTGTCGCACTCGCGCCCCCTCGCGGAGGCCGCGGTCGCCCTCGCCACCGAGATGGTGCACGGCGACGCCTCGGGCATCGCGATCGCCGCGGGGCTCTCGGAGACGGAGCTGGGCACCGACGCGAACGCGATCGCCGAGGCCATCGGCCACGTCATGGACGACCAGGGCGTCGTGGTGCTCATGGACCTGGGCTCGGCGATCATGTCGAGCGAGCTGGCCCTGGAGCTGCTCGACGACGCCGACGCCGAACGGGTGCGGCTCAGCTGGGCACCGCTCGTCGAGGGCCTGGTCGGGGCCGTCGTCACCGCCGCGGGCGGCGCCGATCGCGAGACCGTCGCCCACGAGGCCGAGGTCGCGAGCGAGGCCAAGAGGCAGCAGGTCGAGGGCTAG
- a CDS encoding helix-turn-helix domain-containing protein, producing the protein MLEQRLARLEDRVDRLLDVLDATPPRANPGATSLGGTADSPHETDAPRQDDAAPRLELHRLRDADRPAGRSSAGPAAPTGAPGSSSTSPAGGASTSADDPLFALHALEERYPSPGAVLYTGSVDLPLGPVQYQWGRTTADILHADWAERAERAGALGHPLRLALLRLLLEGEHTVAQLVDELELGSTGVAYHHLNQLHTSGWITSPRRGVWTIPPSRVVPLLAIIIALEEN; encoded by the coding sequence GTGCTCGAGCAGCGCCTGGCCCGGCTCGAGGACCGCGTCGACCGCCTCCTCGACGTGCTCGACGCGACGCCTCCTCGCGCGAATCCCGGCGCGACGTCCCTCGGGGGCACCGCGGACTCCCCCCATGAGACGGATGCTCCCCGCCAGGACGACGCCGCCCCGCGCCTCGAGCTCCATCGACTGCGGGACGCTGACCGCCCCGCCGGCCGGAGCTCCGCCGGCCCCGCCGCCCCGACCGGCGCTCCCGGTTCGTCCTCGACCAGCCCGGCCGGCGGCGCCTCGACCTCCGCCGACGACCCTCTCTTCGCCCTGCATGCGCTCGAGGAGCGCTACCCCTCCCCGGGGGCCGTGCTGTACACGGGCTCGGTCGACCTGCCGCTGGGACCCGTCCAGTACCAGTGGGGACGGACCACCGCGGACATCCTGCACGCCGACTGGGCCGAGCGCGCCGAACGCGCCGGCGCCCTCGGTCACCCCCTCCGCCTGGCACTGCTGCGGCTCCTGCTCGAGGGCGAGCACACCGTCGCCCAGCTCGTCGACGAGCTCGAGCTCGGCTCCACGGGCGTCGCCTACCACCATCTGAACCAGCTCCACACGAGCGGCTGGATCACCTCGCCGCGCCGCGGCGTGTGGACGATCCCTCCCAGCCGCGTGGTGCCGCTGCTCGCGATCATCATCGCGCTCGAGGAGAACTGA
- a CDS encoding serine hydrolase domain-containing protein — MPATPTTRPSRRAVLGAAVPAVLVLGAAGALGSPRPAALGEPTGDTRLADALAQHLDGHRRVAAALVTAGGARFAGFGADRSREFEIGSVSKTFTASLTMAAVARGELTLDSTVADVLGDRASGSAIADVSIAELASHTSGLPSLPSSIAVRSLLTSTLRKDPYAGHDADDVIEDALGTSLGDRGQYAYSNLATALEGQLLATAADSTWDDLLRSRVLGPLGLEATRAPLSADALGDGPTGHAANGHGAAAWTMDGYAPAGGIRSTVADLAIHLGAMMDGTHPGAAAIEPTADVSEGSRIGVHWLTTTTAGGERVTWHNGMTGGFAAFCGWNRDTEVGFVALTDTARSLDALSMDVLDGTVTA; from the coding sequence ATGCCCGCCACCCCGACCACCCGTCCCTCCCGCCGCGCCGTGCTCGGCGCCGCCGTACCGGCCGTGCTCGTCCTGGGCGCCGCCGGCGCTCTCGGATCGCCACGACCCGCCGCCCTGGGCGAGCCGACCGGCGACACCCGCCTGGCCGACGCCCTCGCTCAGCATCTCGACGGCCATCGCCGGGTCGCCGCCGCCCTCGTGACAGCCGGCGGGGCGCGCTTCGCCGGCTTCGGCGCCGACCGGTCCCGGGAGTTCGAGATCGGCTCGGTGAGCAAGACCTTCACAGCCTCCCTGACGATGGCGGCCGTCGCGCGCGGCGAGCTCACGCTCGACTCGACGGTGGCCGACGTGCTCGGCGACCGGGCGTCCGGCTCGGCGATCGCCGACGTGTCGATCGCCGAGCTCGCCTCGCACACCTCGGGCCTCCCCTCGCTGCCGTCGTCGATCGCCGTGCGCTCGCTCCTGACGAGCACGCTGCGCAAGGATCCGTACGCGGGGCACGACGCCGACGACGTCATCGAGGACGCCCTCGGCACGTCCCTCGGCGACCGCGGGCAGTACGCCTACTCGAACCTCGCCACCGCTCTCGAGGGCCAGCTCCTGGCGACCGCCGCGGACAGCACGTGGGACGACCTGCTGCGCTCGCGCGTGCTCGGGCCCCTCGGACTCGAGGCGACCCGGGCTCCGCTGTCGGCCGACGCCCTCGGGGACGGGCCCACGGGGCACGCGGCGAACGGCCATGGCGCCGCCGCCTGGACCATGGACGGGTACGCCCCCGCGGGCGGCATCCGGTCGACCGTGGCCGACCTGGCGATCCATCTGGGCGCGATGATGGACGGCACCCACCCCGGCGCGGCGGCGATCGAGCCGACGGCGGACGTCAGCGAGGGCTCGCGCATCGGCGTGCACTGGCTGACCACGACGACGGCCGGGGGTGAGCGCGTCACCTGGCACAACGGTATGACCGGCGGCTTCGCCGCCTTCTGCGGGTGGAACCGGGACACCGAGGTCGGGTTCGTCGCGCTCACCGACACCGCCCGGAGCCTCGACGCGCTCTCCATGGACGTGCTCGACGGGACGGTGACGGCATGA